The sequence ACCTATTTTATTAAATAATTCCATTGAATTATCATATAGTCTGCCTTTCTTTTGTATAGCAACTCTTAATCTTTTTCTCATCTTAACTCTCATTTTTTATTTTGTTATAGATAGTGTTGTAACCATTTGTTCCATAAGTAAGGCATCTTGCAACTCTACTAATAGTTGTAAGGCTAACTCCTGTTTCAGCATGGATCTGGCGATATGATTTATCTTTTTTTAATTCTTTAACTACTCTCCAACGAGCGGCCATTGCCATTAAATCTACTGGTGTGCATAAATCTTCTAAGAAAAGCTTTGCTTCATCTACAGACTCAAAATTCGTAAAAACCTTATATAGATCTTGGAGATTATCCTCATTATTTTTTATTTCAGACATTTATTTTTTAGCTAAACATTTTGTGCTAGTGTATTAATATAGTAGTACAGAATAACAACTATTACAAACCAAATGTTAGATATTTAAAAAATAATTTAAAAAGTAGATTTATAACAAATCAGAAAAAATCTGGCATTCTGGAGTTTAGTTAATGGTTACACTCAACTACTCTCAAAATCTAATTTTAAGAACTACAGTATGTAGATCCTATGCTCAAAACCATTAAGTGTAACAAAACGATTTAAAAGAAAAATAAAGTTAGCTTATTATATAATCTTAATATTTTATTCTTCTAACTTGATACCATTAGTTTCAGGCATTTTAGCTATAATTATAACGATTATAATTGAAGCTATAACCGCGTAAATACCTGGAGCCATTTGACCAAAATAAACTATCAATATACTTGAAACTAACGGTACTGTACCTCCTAGTAAAGCATTACTAATATTATAACCAGTACCTACACCACTAAATCTAAGATGAGTTGGGAATAACTCATTAATAGTCACTACAAATGTCGCTGTGGCCGCTGATATAAGTAACATCAAAATAGACATCACAATACATGATAATAATGCCGAGCCCATACTATTTATGACAAATAAGCTTGGATAAACCAATACTCCAATACCAATACAAGAGACTAATAATACTCTTTTACGTCCTACCTTATCTGAAACTGCTCCCCAGAATGGCGCAGTTGCGAAATAGCATATAGATGCGATCATTGTTACAAACATTGCTGTCTTTGTAGAGTAATGTAAAGTTCCTTCTAAGATAGATGGAATAAATGCTGCAACCATATAATATACAATCCCTAAATAGCCAGCTAATGCAAATACTATCAATATCTGATATGGATATTCTTTGATTGCTGAAACAACTGGAGTATCATCTAACGCCCCATCTTCCTTAGCTTTGATATACTCAGGTGATTCACTTTGTAAAAACTGCATCACTAATACAATAATTGCCAAAATCATTCCTATGACAAAGCATAATCTCCAGCCATAAGCATGCATTTGCTGCTTTGATAATATCTCAGAAAATACAAATACTATAACAGTACCAAAAAAGACACCAAAACCAGAAAAGAATGTTCCAAATGCAGTAATCAAGCCTCTTTTATTATCCGGAGCTTGCTCACTTAGTATCGCTAGTACACCATTGTACTCTCCACCTATTGAAAAACCTTGTATCATACGAGCCAAGATTATTAAAACTACAGATGTGATACCGATACTACTATAACTTGGTGTAAATGCGATCATAGCAGATGAAATTGCCATCAATGTCACAGTTATAATAAGTATCTTCTTACGTCCGATCTTATCACCAAGGTTTCCAAAGAAAATACCACCAATAGGCCTCATTAGATATCCTGCTGCAAACATCCCAAATGTTTTAATTGTTGCAACTGTTGCATTATTATCAGGAAAAAAAGTCGCTGATATATATATGGTTACATAAGCAAATAATGCAAAGTCGAAGTATTCAACACTTGTTGCAAGCCCTGCAAATAATATATTTTTTATAGATATTTCTTTTTTCATTTCCAATAAGTTTTAGCTAAGTTTATGATATATTATTAAATACAGTGTTAATTTGCAAAGAAACTAAAGATAATTTGTTTTATTGCATAAATTTTTTACAAAATATGGCAAAACTAATTAGAAATATACTAACAGCTAACATATTATTCTTTATTGCAGCA is a genomic window of Francisella sp. LA112445 containing:
- a CDS encoding MFS transporter codes for the protein MKKEISIKNILFAGLATSVEYFDFALFAYVTIYISATFFPDNNATVATIKTFGMFAAGYLMRPIGGIFFGNLGDKIGRKKILIITVTLMAISSAMIAFTPSYSSIGITSVVLIILARMIQGFSIGGEYNGVLAILSEQAPDNKRGLITAFGTFFSGFGVFFGTVIVFVFSEILSKQQMHAYGWRLCFVIGMILAIIVLVMQFLQSESPEYIKAKEDGALDDTPVVSAIKEYPYQILIVFALAGYLGIVYYMVAAFIPSILEGTLHYSTKTAMFVTMIASICYFATAPFWGAVSDKVGRKRVLLVSCIGIGVLVYPSLFVINSMGSALLSCIVMSILMLLISAATATFVVTINELFPTHLRFSGVGTGYNISNALLGGTVPLVSSILIVYFGQMAPGIYAVIASIIIVIIIAKMPETNGIKLEE
- a CDS encoding YerC/YecD family TrpR-related protein, with protein sequence MSEIKNNEDNLQDLYKVFTNFESVDEAKLFLEDLCTPVDLMAMAARWRVVKELKKDKSYRQIHAETGVSLTTISRVARCLTYGTNGYNTIYNKIKNES